One genomic segment of Salinigranum rubrum includes these proteins:
- a CDS encoding right-handed parallel beta-helix repeat-containing protein, with the protein MTDKNRLNRRQLLKFTGAGLAAGALSSGVASAASTERYGIQFERVVDAVDDLGMDPNGNRAIDGALERTMRQGDTLVEFPPGEYRIRDEIRVGGPENWGMRGLGDDPEDVRFVSNSREGLQAINTWNGNGVLVENVALDYSQRRRGKLGLRIVVYDNLRVQDVHFIGFNPTESNGAVVTLSPVVLDPDGEGIVDGVERTGGTEIKPHRSKTNDPNAPGIIWAGARHRGRLYVRNSRFENAGENGIYASAPSGDVRIEDCTFVNNNQAAVRIGGDGSYVKDSEFIVDSDAADRVNSTPLINPNMIVWETDQRGESGGSVEGCTFTYDSVPKPVTALWVDGSAGSMTVRDCQFEMNADGVRPIRVDDPVRQARLGRTAERPWGVTIENVTITGDSSGSPAVELFRRPDSTVRDSCIQMTGGRDGVSVSDSSGCEVVNTNINVDGRPTVTNNATLSTSKLRFDGSCPLSGATSADDSADDSSDGSDDSDDANDGSDDSDDSSGGSDDSASDGVRKLVVHGAGDGRYDYRIRYEGTASTDERGDSAKNGIIEGELYRWNTDTFELEGEVVEIVELTDGATVTLDGERIDDS; encoded by the coding sequence ATGACAGACAAAAATAGATTGAACCGCCGACAACTGCTCAAGTTCACCGGCGCCGGACTCGCGGCCGGGGCACTGAGCAGCGGTGTGGCGAGCGCGGCGTCGACCGAGCGGTACGGCATCCAGTTCGAACGGGTCGTCGACGCGGTCGACGACCTCGGGATGGACCCGAACGGGAATCGCGCTATCGACGGTGCGCTCGAACGGACGATGCGACAGGGGGATACGCTCGTCGAGTTCCCCCCGGGCGAGTACCGCATCCGCGACGAGATTCGAGTCGGAGGCCCCGAGAACTGGGGAATGCGAGGGCTCGGCGACGACCCCGAGGACGTTCGATTCGTCTCGAACTCCAGAGAGGGCCTCCAGGCGATAAACACGTGGAACGGGAACGGTGTGCTCGTCGAGAACGTCGCACTCGACTACAGCCAGCGAAGACGGGGGAAACTCGGACTCAGGATCGTCGTCTACGACAACCTCCGCGTCCAGGACGTCCACTTCATCGGGTTCAATCCGACCGAGAGCAACGGCGCCGTCGTGACCCTCAGTCCGGTGGTACTCGACCCGGACGGCGAGGGAATCGTCGACGGCGTCGAACGGACGGGCGGCACCGAAATCAAGCCACACCGGAGCAAGACGAACGACCCGAACGCCCCGGGCATCATCTGGGCGGGGGCGAGACACAGAGGACGGCTCTACGTTCGGAACAGCCGGTTCGAGAACGCGGGCGAGAACGGCATCTACGCGTCGGCCCCGTCCGGGGACGTTCGGATCGAAGACTGCACGTTCGTCAACAACAATCAGGCGGCGGTCAGAATCGGCGGTGACGGGTCGTACGTCAAAGACTCCGAGTTCATCGTCGACTCGGACGCCGCCGACCGAGTCAACAGTACCCCGCTCATCAACCCGAACATGATCGTCTGGGAGACGGACCAGCGCGGCGAGTCGGGCGGCTCGGTCGAGGGGTGTACGTTCACCTACGACTCGGTCCCCAAGCCCGTCACCGCGCTCTGGGTCGACGGGTCGGCAGGCTCGATGACCGTGCGCGACTGCCAGTTCGAGATGAACGCCGACGGGGTTCGGCCGATTCGTGTCGACGACCCGGTGAGACAGGCTCGCCTCGGCAGGACCGCGGAGCGGCCCTGGGGAGTAACCATCGAGAACGTCACGATCACGGGTGACTCCAGCGGGTCCCCCGCGGTGGAGTTGTTCCGTCGGCCCGACAGCACGGTTCGTGACTCGTGTATTCAGATGACGGGTGGCCGTGACGGCGTCAGCGTCTCCGATTCGAGCGGGTGCGAGGTCGTGAACACGAACATCAACGTGGACGGCCGCCCGACCGTCACGAACAACGCCACGCTCAGCACCTCGAAGCTTCGATTCGACGGGAGTTGTCCCCTCTCCGGAGCCACGAGTGCGGACGACAGCGCCGACGACAGTTCCGACGGCTCCGACGACTCCGACGATGCCAACGACGGCTCCGACGACTCCGACGACTCTAGTGGTGGCTCCGACGACTCCGCCTCCGACGGCGTCCGGAAGCTCGTGGTACACGGGGCGGGGGACGGTCGGTACGACTACCGGATCCGGTACGAGGGAACCGCGTCCACGGACGAGCGAGGGGACTCCGCCAAGAACGGCATCATCGAGGGCGAACTGTACCGGTGGAACACCGACACGTTCGAACTCGAAGGCGAGGTCGTCGAGATCGTCGAACTGACCGACGGCGCGACCGTCACTCTCGACGGCGAGCGCATCGACGACTCGTAA